The genomic region AATATCGCCGGTTTCGGGGCAGACTTTCCGCATCATCAGCCGACTGCCCGCCGGTGCCTTGAACCAGCCGCTCGGCGAGTTGTAATCCAGGGCGTTGAAAATGGCGAAAAGCAGCGGCGTGGCCGTATTCGCCCCGCTCAGTTCCGGAACACCTTCTCCCGAAAAATTACCGACCCAGACGCCGACCGTGTACCGCCGGTTGTAACCGATGCTCCAGGCATCGCGGCGGCCGTACGAGGTGCCGGTCTTCCAGGCGATGCGGGGCAGGTGATAGCTGTTATCGAAGTTATTGGGCAAATCCGGGCGTGTGATCTGCGTCAGAATTCCCGTGATCAGAAAGGCGGCTTCCGGCGAAACCAGCGCGACCCGGGCGGAATCCATTGTCTGGTTACTCAGGCGCAACGCCCTTAACCGGCCGCCGTTGGCAAAGGCCGCAAAAAGTCTGGTCTGTTCTTCCAGCGTGACGCCGCAGCCGCCCAGAATGACCGACAACCCGAGGTCTTTTGCCTGTTTTCTGACGGTCTGAAAATCCGCTTTTTTCAACACATCCAGCAGCGCGCCGGTGCCCAGTTGCTGCAACACCTTCACGGCCGGGACGTTCAGCGAATTGGCCAGGGCGCTTTCGACGGTGATCGGGCCGTAGAACTGCCGGTCGTAATTCTCGGGTTCATAGCCGGAAAAATTCGTTGGCACATCGTTCAGAACGGTTTTGGGGGTAGCCAGCCCCTTGTCGAAGGCCAGGGCGTACAGCAGCGGTTTCAGCGTACTGCCCGGCGAGCGGACCGCCCGGACGCCGTCCACCTGACCCCCGTCGTAAGCATTGCCAAAGTCCGCCGACCCGACATAAGCCACCACCTGCATTGTCCGGTTATCCACCACCAGCACCGCCGCGTTGTGGATGTTCTGCGCCCTGAGCCGCCCGACATAGTTGCGCACCAGTTGTTCCGTCTGCGCCTGTCGGCCCGGCAGAATCGCTGTCTGGATAATCGGTTCGTCGGGGTAGGCTTTCTTCAGCCGCCGGGCCAGGTGCGGGACGAGTTTGGGTGCTTCCCGGCGACGGGCGGTCAGCGGTTCGGCCAGCGCATCGCGGATGTCTTCTTCCGGAAAAAGGGCCGCTGTTTGCAGACGGTTCAGCCAGCGGTTCCGTTCCTGCACCACCAACCCATTGCGCACGCCGAGCCGCAGACTCGACGGCCGGTTGGGCACGATGGTCAGCGTCGCCACTTCCGCCAGACTGAGCAGCTGGGGCGGTTTTCCGAAATACAGCAGCGAAGCCGATTTGATGCCTTCCACGTTGCTGCCGTACGGAATCAGGTTCACGTACATCTGAAAAATTTCGTCCTTCGACAGCCGCCATTCCAGTTGCAGCGCCCGAAAAATCTCGATGATTTTGCTCCCGTACGTCCGCTCGCGGGGTTCCAGCAGCCGCACGACCTGCATTGTGATGGTGGACGCCCCGGAGGTCCGGCGGCCCGTGACGGTGTTGCGGTAAGCCGCCCGGAGCAGGGCCAGCGGGTTGACGCCGGGATGGTAGTAAAACCAGCGGTCTTCTTTCCAGAGAATCGTGCGGCGCAGGGTGGGCGTAATTTCGGCCAGTTCGATCTTCATCCGCCAACGGTCTTCGTCGTTCAGAAACGCGTGCAGGACGGTGCCGTCGGCGGCCGTAATGAGCGTGGAATAACGGGGCTTGATCCGGAGCGGAAACAGGGCGTTCAGCAGGAGAAAAAGCGCCGCCAGCCCCAGCAGAACCGGCACGGCCCGAACGCGGAGAATCCGTTTGGCGATATGATGTATTTTTTCCAATATGCAGATGCAACTAAGCCCGTTGTGGCACTTCGTGCCTTCGCGCCTGCGTGGCTATACCGCCAGGTCCGAAGCCACGAAGGCCCAACAAACTTCGACCATGACACTAAAATTTTACGGTGCTGCCCGAACCGTAACCGGCAGCAAGCACCTCCTCACCACCGGGCGCGGCACCCGCATTCTGCTCGATTGCGGCCTGTTTCAGGGCATCAATACCGACGAACTGAATCAGAATTTCGGCTTTGACCCCGCGGAAATCGACGTGGTCATTCTGTCGCACGCGCACATCGACCATGCCGGTCTGCTGCCTCGCCTCGTCCGGATGGGCTATACGGGGCCGATTTACTGCACGCCCGCCACGGCCGACCTGTGCCGGATCATGCTCCTCGACAGCGCCCATATTCAGGAAAAAGACCTCCAGCGCATCAACGAACGGCGCCAGCGCAAAGGCCGGCAGCCGCTGGAAACGCTGTACGAAACCGAAGACGTCGAGCGAACGCTGGACCTTCTGCACCCGGTTCCCTACCACCAGCCGTACGACCTCAACGGCGGCGAAGTTACCTTTCTGTTTACCGATACGGCTCATATCCTCGGCAGCGCGGCCGTCAGCCTGACCATTCGTGAAAAGAACGAAGAGAAGCGGCTTTTCTTCAGTGGAGACATCGGGCGACCCAACGATAAAATCCTGCGCATGCCCGAGGCGTTTCCGCAGGCCGACTACCTTATCTGCGAATCGACCTACGGCGACAAACTGCACGAGCCGGAACCCGACATGAAAGCCCACCTGCTGCGGATTGTGCGGGAAACCTGCGTGGAGCGCCGGGGTAAGCTGATCATTCCCGCCTTTGCCGTGGACCGCACCCAGGAACTCGTCTACGCCCTCGACCAGCTCGAAAGCGCCGACCTGCTGCCCCGCATTGATGTGTTCATCGACAGTCCGCTCTCGGTAAAAGCCACGGGCGTGATGAAGCGCCACGAAGAATGCTTCAATCCGGACATTCTGGAATACATCAAAAAAGACGGCGATGCGTTTGCCTTCCCGAATCTGCACTACGTTTCCGACGTGGACGAGTCGAAGGCCATCAACGAGCGGCCGGGGCCGTGCATCATCATTTCAGCCTCCGGCATGGCGGAAGCGGGCCGGATCAAGCACCACATCAAAAACAACATTGAAGACAGCCGCAACACGATTCTGCTGGTGGGGTACTGCTCGCCCAACTCGCTCGGCGGCCAGTTGAAGAACGGCGCGAAGGAAGTCCGGATTTTCGGAGAAACGTACGCCGTGAGGGCGGAGGTGGAGGTGATGGATTCGTTCAGCGCCCATGCCGACTATGCCGAGATGCTGCGCTACCTGTCCTGCCAGGATCCGGCCGAGGTGAAGCATGTTTTTCTGGTTCATGGCGAAATCGACCGGCAGCTTATTTTTCAGCACCATCTCGAAAAAGCCGGTTTCCGCCACGTCAGTATTCCGACGCCGTACGAAACGGTGCAGCTGTAATTTTTTTCAAAAATTTTTCGCCGCTAGTTACGTCTGAAAATCAGTTCATTCAACCTAAAAAAGCCGCTCACCGCCGCTTTTTTGCTATATTTTTTTCAGGAAGGGCTTGACATATCCAACTTCATCCTGCATCTTTGCAGTCCCGATTGACGATTGCCACACGGCAAAAATCAAGTGGTCAACCAAATACCGAAGTGGTGGAATTGGTAGACACGCACGTTTCAGGGGCGTGTGCTCTTACGGGCATGAGGGTTCGAGTCCCTCCTTCGGTACGAAAGCCGCAACGCAAGTTGCGGCTTTTGGCATTTTAGCGGGTTAGCTCCCTCACCTTTCCGCCGGATGCACTTTCTGCGGTACCGGGGAAATGAAGATCGTCAGCCAGGCTCTCCGGGCCAGCCGGAAGAAATACGGCGTCAGCAGAATCAAACTCGGCGTCAGACCAATCAGATAATAATCCAGATCGACATTCAGTCCCTGCACAAAGATGAAAAACGTGAGCAGCGTA from Tellurirhabdus rosea harbors:
- the pbpC gene encoding penicillin-binding protein 1C, which encodes MCILEKIHHIAKRILRVRAVPVLLGLAALFLLLNALFPLRIKPRYSTLITAADGTVLHAFLNDEDRWRMKIELAEITPTLRRTILWKEDRWFYYHPGVNPLALLRAAYRNTVTGRRTSGASTITMQVVRLLEPRERTYGSKIIEIFRALQLEWRLSKDEIFQMYVNLIPYGSNVEGIKSASLLYFGKPPQLLSLAEVATLTIVPNRPSSLRLGVRNGLVVQERNRWLNRLQTAALFPEEDIRDALAEPLTARRREAPKLVPHLARRLKKAYPDEPIIQTAILPGRQAQTEQLVRNYVGRLRAQNIHNAAVLVVDNRTMQVVAYVGSADFGNAYDGGQVDGVRAVRSPGSTLKPLLYALAFDKGLATPKTVLNDVPTNFSGYEPENYDRQFYGPITVESALANSLNVPAVKVLQQLGTGALLDVLKKADFQTVRKQAKDLGLSVILGGCGVTLEEQTRLFAAFANGGRLRALRLSNQTMDSARVALVSPEAAFLITGILTQITRPDLPNNFDNSYHLPRIAWKTGTSYGRRDAWSIGYNRRYTVGVWVGNFSGEGVPELSGANTATPLLFAIFNALDYNSPSGWFKAPAGSRLMMRKVCPETGDIPGEACDHPVADYAIEGVSAFHRCQHRKAVWTNPAGTVSYCAHCLPTEGAERRFYRNLAPELIAFYETRRIPYDRIPPHNPACTRVFVRNGPQIISPNEGADYFVNPKNPAQLLLSCQADNEVKQVYWYLNDKLYRKAGPTEAVFFRPEPGPLKISCADDKGRNTDIRVTIREE
- a CDS encoding MBL fold metallo-hydrolase RNA specificity domain-containing protein, which encodes MTLKFYGAARTVTGSKHLLTTGRGTRILLDCGLFQGINTDELNQNFGFDPAEIDVVILSHAHIDHAGLLPRLVRMGYTGPIYCTPATADLCRIMLLDSAHIQEKDLQRINERRQRKGRQPLETLYETEDVERTLDLLHPVPYHQPYDLNGGEVTFLFTDTAHILGSAAVSLTIREKNEEKRLFFSGDIGRPNDKILRMPEAFPQADYLICESTYGDKLHEPEPDMKAHLLRIVRETCVERRGKLIIPAFAVDRTQELVYALDQLESADLLPRIDVFIDSPLSVKATGVMKRHEECFNPDILEYIKKDGDAFAFPNLHYVSDVDESKAINERPGPCIIISASGMAEAGRIKHHIKNNIEDSRNTILLVGYCSPNSLGGQLKNGAKEVRIFGETYAVRAEVEVMDSFSAHADYAEMLRYLSCQDPAEVKHVFLVHGEIDRQLIFQHHLEKAGFRHVSIPTPYETVQL